A section of the Humulus lupulus chromosome 2, drHumLupu1.1, whole genome shotgun sequence genome encodes:
- the LOC133814561 gene encoding uncharacterized protein LOC133814561 — translation MDRENAMGATEGSCSNKYEQEMALLQAVVNRQAEQIEKLLAEQRQRQAPSPPTETPTPPQAPPAVHPMEPLYERFRKQHPLVFEGSTDPLDAQDWKSSLEDIFEFMQLSDREKVSCVAHTLKKDAKIWWEVVKPTREVNQMTWAEFELVFNEKFYNEAVLTAKVSEFTRLQQGDLSVAEYARTFDRLAKFAPDLVNTETSRVNRFLEGLQPELARDVDMVRTGPLSYAQAVEKALRAEHKEEKITKAKAATSMPRRDTPFNKEQSRFHNDNKRGAQNFQFRQGQNKKFKGGQKNRQSGFQQQPRCQTCGKNHFGECRLLTKSCFKCGKGDHFIKDCPLMKNQQNKDEPQRTNARVFTITQADADTNNSVVSGDIFASGILTHALIDSGATHSFASLTYVKRLGRSCEKLSEVFSTMLPSGEILYSTHWLRGVPICIDGRELYDDLIMLEMHDYEVILGMDWL, via the coding sequence ATGGATCGTGAAAATGCAATGGGGGCTACTGAAGGCTCTTGCAGTAATAAATATGAACAAGAAATGGCTCTACTTCAAGCGGTAGTGAATAGACAAGCTGAACAAATTGAGAAGTTGTTAGCAGAACAACGACAAAGACAAGCACCATCACCACCTACTGAAACTCCAACACCTCCACAAGCCCCACCTGCAGTGCACCCCATGGAACCATTATATGAACGGTTCCGAAAACAACACCCACTAGTATTTGAAGGTAGCACTGACCCACTTGATGCACAAGACTGGAAGAGTTCTTTAGAAGACATCTTTGAGTTCATGCAACTAAGTGATAGGGAAAAGGTTTCTTGTGTTGCACATACactgaaaaaggatgctaagatctggtgggaagtggttaaGCCGACTAGAGAAGTGAATCAGATGACTTGGGCAGAATTTGAACTGGTCTTCAATGAAAAGTTTTATAATGAAGCTGTGTTGACTGCTAAAGTAAGTGAGTTCACTAGATTACAACAAGGGGATCTTTCAGTGGCTGAGTACGCGAGGACATTTGAccggttagccaagtttgcaccagacttgGTTAACACTGAAACTAGTAGAGTGAATCGCTTCTTGGAGGGTCTGCAACCAGAATTGGCTAGAGATGTGGATATGGTACGTACAGGGCCTCTTTCTTATGCTCAGGCTgtggagaaagctttgagagctgaACACAAAGAAGAAAAGATAACAAAAGCTAAAGCTGCTACTAGCATGCCTCGTAGAGACACTCCATTCAACAAAGAACAAAGCCGCTTTCACAATGACAACAAAAGAGGGGCCCAGAATTTCCAATTTAGACAAGGACAGAATAAGAAATTTAAAGGAGGTCAGAAAAACAGGCAATCTGGATTCCAACAACAACCACGATGTCAAACTTGTGGAAAGAATCATTTCGGGGAGTGCAGGCTTCTAACTAAGAGCTGCTTCAAATGTGGCAAGGGGGATCATTTTATCAAAGATTGTCCATTGATGAAGAACCAACAAAATAAGGATGAACCTCAAAGGACAAATGCTAGGGTGTTCACAATTACTCAAGCTGATGCTGATACCAACAACTCTGTGGTATCAGGTGATATTTTTGCATCTGGTATTCTCACTCATGCATTAATAGATTCAGGTGCCACACATTCATTTGCATCCTTGACATATGTAAAAAGGTTGGGTAGATCGTGTGAAAAATTGTCAGAagtttttagtacaatgttaccatcTGGAGAGATTTTGTATTCTACTCATTGGTTGAGGGGGGTTCCTATTTGCATTGATGGTAGAGAATTATATGATGATCTAATAATGTTAGAGATGCACGATTATGAagtgattttgggtatggattggctttaA